A region of Onychomys torridus chromosome 10, mOncTor1.1, whole genome shotgun sequence DNA encodes the following proteins:
- the Cytl1 gene encoding cytokine-like protein 1, which produces MAPWTLPLLLPLLTVVVWPLAVQPAPPTCYSRMLTLSREITADFQSLQASEPEDSCVRYLPRLYLDIHNYCVLAKLRDFVASPQCWKMAEVDTLKDRVRKLYTIMNSFCRRDLVFLSDDCNALEYPIPKTTAPPNQHS; this is translated from the exons ATGGCACCCTGGACACTGCCTCTCTTGCTGCCGCTGCTGACAGTGGTGGTCTGGCCTCTGGCAGTACAGCCTGCGCCCCCCACCTGCTACTCACGGATGCTGACCCTGAGCCGTGAGATCACCGCAGACTTCCAGAGCCTGCAGGCTTCAGAACCTGAG GATTCGTGTGTGAGGTACTTGCCCCGGCTCTACCTGGATATCCAT AATTACTGTGTGCTGGCCAAGCTGCGGGACTTCGTGgcctctcctcagtgctggaaaaTGGCTGAAGTGGACACTCTGAAGGACAGAGTGCGGAAGCTGTATACCATCATGAACTCCTTCTGCAGACGG GACTTGGtgttcctctcagatgactgcaATGCTTTGGAATACCCAATCCCCAAGACCACGGCTCCTCCAAACCAGCACAGCTAA